Proteins encoded within one genomic window of Citrobacter amalonaticus Y19:
- the ilvD gene encoding dihydroxy-acid dehydratase — MSQKCQHARDLWSQLDALRLGMNYTKEDVNKLQVLVDDCYGESHPGSFHLNHLGDEAVLGIHESGGRAVRHHVTDICDGWGQGHDGMNYILASREAIANMVEIHASVVPYDAGILISSCDKSIPAHLIAAARLNLPMLHIPGGSMRPAPNMSTSDLGGITAKLKKGEIGIQQVEAMQQCGCPTAGACQFMGTASTMQCMSEALGLALPGSALLPSTLAEIRRIARSAGHQALYLAEKNITTHKILTPAAFENAIKVHAAIGGSTNAMIHLPAIAHELGWELKPELFDQINNEIPYLTNIQPSGQYVTEMMWFAGGVPMVQWYLRDYLDLDVLTVTGRTLGENLEMLHQSGFFTRNHGYLSNYRVSPEEVIRKPENATKKGSIAVLKGNIAPEGAVIKYAACAPDMHHHTGPARVFNSEEDAQQAIIHNHIEPGDVIFIRYEGAKGSGAPEMLMTTDAIVYDKHLDGKVALITDGRFSGATSGPCVGHVSPEAADGGPIALVEDGDLIEMDVKGRKLNIVGINGEYKTEEEIQHCLERRRENWTKPDYSNRRGVFKQFTTNATSLMAGAWIK; from the coding sequence ATGAGTCAGAAATGCCAACACGCCCGTGACCTGTGGTCACAACTGGACGCCCTGCGTCTGGGGATGAATTACACCAAAGAAGATGTCAATAAGCTGCAGGTTCTGGTGGATGACTGCTATGGCGAAAGTCATCCCGGTAGCTTTCATCTTAATCATCTGGGCGATGAAGCCGTCTTAGGCATTCACGAAAGCGGCGGTCGTGCCGTTCGTCATCACGTGACTGATATTTGTGATGGCTGGGGCCAGGGTCATGACGGGATGAACTATATTTTAGCCTCCCGCGAGGCTATCGCGAACATGGTCGAAATCCATGCCTCCGTTGTGCCTTATGATGCCGGTATCTTGATCTCCAGCTGTGATAAATCGATCCCGGCGCATTTGATCGCCGCGGCGCGCCTGAACCTACCGATGCTGCATATCCCCGGTGGCTCAATGCGTCCGGCGCCGAATATGAGCACATCCGATCTCGGTGGCATTACCGCCAAACTCAAGAAAGGCGAGATTGGCATTCAGCAGGTGGAAGCCATGCAGCAGTGCGGTTGCCCAACGGCAGGCGCTTGCCAGTTCATGGGCACCGCCAGCACGATGCAGTGCATGTCTGAAGCGCTGGGCCTTGCTTTACCGGGAAGCGCGTTACTGCCCTCTACGCTGGCGGAAATTCGTCGCATCGCGCGGAGCGCCGGTCATCAGGCGTTATACCTGGCAGAGAAAAACATCACGACGCATAAGATTCTCACCCCTGCCGCCTTTGAAAACGCCATTAAGGTCCATGCCGCCATCGGCGGCAGCACCAACGCCATGATCCATCTCCCGGCAATCGCCCATGAACTGGGTTGGGAGCTGAAACCTGAACTGTTTGACCAGATAAACAATGAGATCCCTTACCTCACCAATATTCAACCCAGCGGCCAGTACGTCACAGAAATGATGTGGTTCGCCGGTGGCGTGCCGATGGTGCAATGGTATCTTCGCGATTATCTGGATCTGGATGTCTTGACGGTGACAGGCCGCACGCTGGGCGAAAACCTGGAGATGCTCCATCAGTCCGGCTTCTTTACCCGCAACCACGGCTATCTGAGTAATTATCGGGTCAGCCCGGAAGAGGTGATCCGTAAACCGGAAAACGCGACCAAGAAAGGGTCGATTGCCGTGTTAAAAGGCAATATCGCGCCGGAAGGCGCGGTTATCAAATACGCCGCCTGCGCACCAGATATGCACCACCATACCGGCCCTGCACGCGTCTTCAATTCGGAAGAGGATGCCCAGCAAGCCATTATTCATAACCACATCGAACCGGGTGATGTCATTTTTATTCGTTATGAAGGGGCGAAAGGTTCGGGAGCACCGGAAATGCTCATGACCACAGACGCGATTGTTTACGATAAACACCTTGATGGCAAAGTCGCCCTGATTACCGATGGTCGTTTCTCCGGCGCGACCAGCGGCCCCTGCGTCGGCCATGTTTCTCCGGAAGCCGCCGATGGCGGTCCCATTGCACTTGTCGAAGACGGCGACCTCATCGAAATGGACGTCAAAGGACGCAAGCTCAACATTGTTGGCATTAACGGGGAATACAAAACGGAAGAAGAAATTCAGCACTGTCTTGAACGTCGTCGGGAAAACTGGACGAAACCGGATTATTCAAACCGACGCGGCGTCTTTAAGCAATTTACGACCAACGCAACCTCATTAATGGCGGGAGCCTGGATTAAATAA
- the glgX gene encoding glycogen debranching protein GlgX, which yields MTQLVAGNATPHGATYDGHGVNFTLFSAHAERVELCVFDASGNEQRYDLPARTGDVWHGYLADARPGLRYGYRVHGPWQPAQGHWFNPAKLLIDPCARRVEGDLKDDPLMHAGDDQPDHRDNAAIAPKCVVTADRYDWEDDAPPRTPWGNTVVYEAHVKGLTCLHPQIPPEIRGTYKALGHPVMINYLKHLGITALELLPVAHFASEPRLQRLGLSNYWGYNPVALFALHPAYACSPETALDEFRDAVKALHNAGIEVILDIVLNHSAELDLDGPLISLRGIDNRSYYWIREDGDYHNWTGCGNTLNLSHPGVVEYALECLRYWVETCHVDGFRFDLASVMGRTPAFRQDAPLFTAIKRCPVLSAVKLIAEPWDIGAGGYQVGNFPAPFAEWNDHFRDASRRFWLQRNLSLGEFAGRFAASSDVFKRDGRKPSASVNLVTAHDGFTLRDCVCFNQKHNEANGEENRDGTDNNHSNNHGKEGLGGTLEVVERRRDSIHALLTTLLLSQGTPMLLAGDEHGHSQHGNNNAYCQDNALTWLDWSQASGGLIDFTAALIKLRQQIPALVGDHWWEEGDGNVRWLNRHAQPLSADEWQNGPMQMQIVLSDRFLIAINAAPDVAEIVLPEGEWRAVPPFAGVDNPVITAVWPGPAHGLCVFQR from the coding sequence ATGACGCAACTGGTTGCCGGCAACGCCACACCGCATGGCGCAACGTATGACGGACACGGCGTGAATTTCACGCTCTTTTCCGCGCATGCTGAGCGCGTTGAGCTGTGTGTGTTTGACGCGTCGGGCAATGAGCAGCGCTACGACCTGCCAGCGCGCACCGGGGATGTCTGGCACGGCTATCTGGCCGATGCCCGCCCTGGTCTGCGCTATGGCTACCGCGTGCATGGGCCGTGGCAGCCTGCGCAGGGTCACTGGTTTAACCCGGCTAAGTTGCTGATTGATCCCTGTGCGCGTCGCGTAGAGGGCGACCTGAAAGATGACCCGCTGATGCATGCGGGTGATGACCAGCCGGATCATCGCGATAACGCCGCCATTGCGCCGAAGTGCGTGGTGACAGCCGATCGCTATGACTGGGAAGACGATGCCCCGCCGCGCACGCCGTGGGGCAACACCGTGGTCTATGAAGCGCACGTCAAAGGATTAACCTGTCTGCATCCGCAGATCCCGCCGGAGATTCGCGGCACGTATAAAGCGCTCGGTCATCCGGTGATGATCAACTATCTGAAGCATTTGGGTATTACTGCGCTGGAACTGCTGCCCGTGGCGCATTTCGCCAGTGAACCGCGTTTACAACGGTTGGGGTTGTCGAACTACTGGGGCTACAACCCCGTCGCGCTGTTTGCGCTGCATCCAGCCTATGCCTGCTCGCCAGAGACGGCGCTGGATGAGTTTCGCGATGCCGTTAAGGCGCTGCACAACGCGGGTATTGAGGTCATCCTCGACATTGTGCTCAATCACAGTGCTGAGCTGGATTTGGACGGACCGCTCATCTCCCTGCGCGGAATCGACAACCGTAGCTATTATTGGATCAGAGAGGATGGCGATTATCACAACTGGACCGGTTGCGGTAACACGCTCAATCTCAGCCATCCTGGCGTGGTGGAGTATGCCCTCGAATGCCTGCGTTACTGGGTCGAAACCTGCCACGTTGATGGCTTTCGTTTTGATCTGGCATCGGTGATGGGGCGTACGCCGGCGTTTCGCCAGGATGCGCCGTTGTTTACCGCTATCAAACGGTGCCCGGTGTTGTCCGCCGTTAAGCTTATCGCTGAACCGTGGGATATCGGGGCTGGCGGGTATCAGGTGGGGAATTTCCCCGCGCCGTTCGCTGAGTGGAACGATCATTTTCGCGATGCATCACGCCGCTTCTGGCTACAGCGCAATCTGTCGCTCGGTGAGTTTGCCGGGCGCTTTGCGGCCTCCAGCGACGTGTTTAAGCGAGATGGACGCAAACCCTCTGCTTCCGTCAATCTGGTCACCGCGCATGACGGTTTTACGCTCAGAGACTGCGTTTGTTTCAATCAGAAACACAATGAGGCAAACGGAGAGGAAAATCGGGACGGGACCGACAATAACCATAGCAATAATCATGGTAAAGAAGGATTAGGCGGCACTCTGGAGGTCGTCGAACGTCGACGCGACAGCATTCATGCGTTGCTGACGACGCTTTTACTTTCTCAGGGAACGCCAATGTTGCTGGCTGGTGATGAACATGGACACAGTCAGCATGGCAACAACAATGCCTACTGCCAGGACAATGCGTTGACCTGGCTGGACTGGTCGCAGGCGAGCGGGGGATTAATCGATTTTACCGCTGCATTGATAAAACTGCGCCAGCAAATCCCGGCGCTGGTGGGAGACCATTGGTGGGAAGAGGGAGATGGCAACGTGCGCTGGCTTAACCGCCACGCACAACCATTGAGTGCGGATGAGTGGCAAAACGGGCCAATGCAGATGCAAATCGTGCTATCGGACCGTTTTCTTATTGCCATCAATGCCGCGCCTGATGTCGCTGAAATTGTTTTACCTGAAGGGGAATGGCGCGCTGTTCCCCCGTTTGCCGGAGTGGATAATCCGGTAATTACGGCTGTCTGGCCGGGACCTGCGCACGGACTGTGTGTGTTCCAGAGATGA
- a CDS encoding dihydrodipicolinate synthase family protein, protein MMQTEKFNGVFPPVPTIVNAQGELDKKGMATLLDHLIANQVNGVLLLGSGGEFCHMTKEQRLEAAEFCVQHINHRIPVLLGISSTCTQDVIDYGLHADRLEVDAVLVLNPYYARLTDDYIYHHFKTVAESIKTPVILYNFPALTGQDLSIDLITRLAHDIPNIIGIKDTVDNISHIREIINTVRPVRPDFVIFSGYDEYMLDTLIMGGNGGIPATANFAPQLTCGIYRAWCEKEYETLFHLQRRLSALSTIYSLDTPFFGIIKKAIQLSGIDIPVEVMPPVQPANEAHIASLKKVLQRAGL, encoded by the coding sequence ATTATGCAAACTGAAAAATTCAACGGTGTCTTTCCGCCTGTTCCCACAATTGTTAATGCCCAGGGAGAGTTAGATAAAAAAGGGATGGCGACGTTACTCGACCACCTTATTGCAAACCAGGTGAACGGCGTATTATTGCTCGGCAGCGGCGGCGAGTTCTGCCACATGACAAAAGAGCAGCGCCTGGAAGCCGCCGAGTTTTGTGTTCAACATATCAATCATCGAATTCCCGTGCTGTTAGGGATCAGCAGTACCTGCACGCAAGACGTTATTGATTACGGTCTGCATGCCGACCGTCTGGAAGTGGATGCCGTCCTGGTCCTCAATCCTTATTATGCCAGGCTGACCGATGATTATATTTATCATCATTTCAAAACCGTCGCGGAAAGCATCAAAACGCCGGTGATTCTCTATAATTTTCCGGCGCTCACCGGCCAGGATCTCAGTATCGATTTAATTACCCGACTGGCGCATGACATCCCCAATATCATTGGCATAAAAGATACGGTGGATAACATTAGTCATATTCGCGAAATCATCAATACCGTACGACCGGTTCGCCCTGACTTTGTTATTTTCTCTGGTTACGATGAATATATGCTGGACACGTTGATCATGGGGGGAAATGGCGGGATCCCTGCGACGGCTAACTTTGCTCCACAGTTAACCTGTGGAATTTATCGCGCCTGGTGCGAAAAAGAGTATGAGACCCTGTTTCACCTGCAACGCAGGCTCTCTGCGTTATCCACCATTTACAGTCTGGATACCCCTTTCTTTGGGATTATCAAAAAAGCCATCCAGCTCAGCGGCATTGATATCCCGGTAGAGGTCATGCCTCCGGTGCAACCGGCAAATGAGGCGCACATCGCCAGCCTGAAAAAGGTTTTACAGCGCGCCGGGTTGTAA
- the glgP gene encoding glycogen phosphorylase: MNAPFTYASPTLSVEALKHSIAYKLMFTIGKDPVIANKHEWLNATLFAVRDRLVERWLRSNRAQLSQETRQVYYLSMEFLIGRTLSNALLSLGIYDDVQGALEAMGLDLEELIDEENDPGLGNGGLGRLAACFLDSLATLGLPGRGYGIRYDYGMFKQNIVDGRQKESPDYWLEYGNPWEFKRHNTRYKVRFGGRIQQEGKKTRWLETEEILAVAYDQIIPGYDTDATNTLRLWNAQASSEINLGKFNQGDYFAAVEDKNHSENVSRVLYPDDSTYSGRELRLRQEYFLVSSTIQDILSRHYQLHKTYDNLADKIAIHLNDTHPVLSIPELMRLLIDEHQFTWDDAFEVCCQVFSYTNHTLMSEALETWPVDMLGKILPRHLQIIFEINDYFLKTLQEQYPNDTGLLGRASIIDESNGRRVRMAWLAVVVSHKVNGVSELHSNLMVQSLFADFATIFPTRFCNVTNGVTPRRWLALANPPLSGVLDENIGRTWRTDLSQLHELEQHCDFPLVNHAVGQAKLENKKRLANYIAQQLNVVVNPKSLFDVQIKRIHEYKRQLMNVLHVITRYNRIKANPDAQWVPRVNIFAGKAASAYYMAKHIIHLINDVAKVINNDPQIGDKLKIVFIPNYSVSLAQLIIPAADLSEQISLAGTEASGTSNMKFALNGALTIGTLDGANVEMLEHVGEENIFIFGNTAEEVEELRRQGYKPREYYEKDEELHQVLTQIGSGMFSPDEPGRYRDLVDSLINFGDHYQVLADYRSYVDCQDKVDELYGRPEEWTAKAMLNIANMGYFSSDRTIQEYAKHIWHIDPVRL, from the coding sequence ATGAATGCTCCATTTACCTATGCATCGCCGACGCTGAGCGTAGAAGCGCTTAAGCATTCTATTGCTTACAAGCTGATGTTCACGATTGGTAAAGACCCGGTTATTGCCAATAAGCATGAATGGCTGAACGCGACGCTGTTTGCGGTGCGCGATCGTCTTGTGGAGCGCTGGCTGCGTTCTAACCGTGCCCAACTGTCACAGGAAACGCGTCAGGTTTATTACCTGTCGATGGAGTTCCTGATTGGGCGTACTCTCTCCAATGCGCTGTTGTCTCTGGGGATCTATGACGATGTCCAGGGCGCGCTGGAAGCGATGGGGTTAGATCTCGAAGAGCTCATCGATGAAGAAAACGACCCGGGTCTCGGTAACGGTGGCCTCGGGCGACTGGCAGCCTGTTTCCTGGATTCGCTGGCAACCTTAGGGCTGCCGGGACGCGGCTATGGCATCCGCTACGACTACGGGATGTTCAAGCAGAACATTGTTGATGGACGACAGAAAGAGTCTCCCGATTACTGGCTGGAATACGGTAACCCGTGGGAATTCAAGCGCCATAACACGCGATACAAAGTTCGCTTTGGCGGGCGTATTCAGCAGGAAGGCAAGAAAACGCGCTGGCTTGAAACCGAAGAGATCCTCGCGGTCGCGTACGATCAGATTATCCCCGGTTATGATACAGACGCCACCAACACGTTGCGTCTGTGGAATGCGCAGGCCAGTAGCGAAATCAACCTCGGTAAATTCAACCAGGGGGATTACTTCGCCGCAGTGGAAGATAAAAACCACTCCGAGAACGTGTCGCGCGTACTGTATCCGGATGACTCCACCTACTCCGGGCGCGAACTGCGTCTGCGTCAGGAGTATTTCCTGGTCTCCTCTACGATACAGGATATTCTGAGCCGTCACTATCAGCTGCACAAAACCTACGACAACCTCGCGGATAAGATTGCCATTCACCTGAATGACACGCACCCGGTGTTGTCGATCCCGGAGCTGATGCGGTTGCTGATCGATGAGCATCAGTTCACCTGGGACGACGCGTTTGAAGTGTGTTGTCAGGTCTTTTCCTATACCAACCACACGCTGATGAGCGAAGCGCTGGAAACCTGGCCGGTGGATATGCTGGGTAAAATCCTGCCGCGCCACCTGCAGATCATCTTTGAAATTAACGACTACTTCCTGAAAACGTTGCAGGAGCAGTATCCGAACGATACCGGTCTGCTGGGACGAGCGTCGATCATTGACGAATCCAACGGTCGTCGCGTGCGTATGGCGTGGCTGGCGGTCGTGGTGAGCCATAAGGTGAACGGTGTTTCCGAATTGCACTCTAACCTGATGGTTCAGTCGCTGTTTGCGGATTTTGCGACCATCTTCCCGACGCGTTTTTGCAACGTGACGAATGGTGTGACGCCGCGCCGCTGGCTGGCGCTGGCGAACCCGCCGCTTTCCGGGGTTCTGGACGAGAATATTGGCCGTACATGGCGTACCGATCTGAGCCAACTGCATGAACTCGAACAGCACTGCGATTTCCCGCTGGTCAATCATGCGGTAGGTCAGGCGAAACTGGAAAACAAAAAGCGGCTGGCAAACTATATTGCGCAGCAACTCAATGTGGTGGTGAATCCAAAATCGCTGTTTGATGTCCAGATCAAGCGCATTCATGAGTACAAGCGTCAGTTAATGAATGTGCTGCACGTGATTACGCGCTACAACCGCATCAAGGCCAATCCTGATGCGCAGTGGGTGCCGCGGGTGAATATTTTTGCTGGTAAGGCTGCGTCGGCCTATTACATGGCGAAGCACATCATTCACCTGATTAATGACGTTGCGAAGGTCATCAATAACGATCCGCAGATTGGCGATAAGCTGAAGATCGTGTTTATTCCCAACTACAGCGTGAGCCTGGCGCAACTGATCATTCCGGCGGCGGATCTGTCCGAGCAGATTTCGCTGGCGGGGACGGAAGCCTCCGGCACCAGCAACATGAAGTTCGCACTGAACGGCGCATTGACTATCGGTACGCTGGACGGGGCGAACGTTGAGATGCTGGAACACGTTGGCGAAGAGAACATCTTTATCTTTGGTAACACGGCAGAAGAGGTCGAAGAACTGCGCAGGCAGGGCTATAAACCGCGTGAGTATTACGAAAAAGATGAGGAACTGCATCAGGTGCTGACGCAAATCGGCAGCGGCATGTTCAGTCCGGATGAGCCAGGGCGTTATCGTGATTTGGTAGATTCGCTGATCAACTTTGGCGACCACTATCAGGTGCTGGCGGACTATCGCAGCTATGTTGATTGTCAGGACAAGGTGGACGAGTTGTACGGCCGCCCGGAAGAGTGGACTGCCAAAGCGATGCTCAATATCGCCAACATGGGTTACTTCTCCTCTGACCGTACCATTCAGGAGTACGCCAAACATATCTGGCATATTGACCCGGTGCGGCTGTAA
- a CDS encoding IclR family transcriptional regulator, protein MKKITTSIPALDKIMRVFAYLMECDGATFTQIHQNSGIAKSSTSSLLTGMVAHGLLRQEKDKYYLGLRLYELGNKAAEQYDIKKIALPVLKEIRDATGLTCHLGVLEGDSPIYLLKLESPQAIVIRSWEGKRLSLHSSGLGKVLIAWLNSEDLDELLPPDQVLTRFTETTITDVNILKQELAGIRQRGWGYDNEEDSLGVRCIAVPVFNAEGKVVAALSVSGVAFQIPDEKREALAAQMMDASRRLSLMLR, encoded by the coding sequence ATGAAAAAAATCACAACATCGATTCCCGCCCTCGACAAAATTATGCGCGTCTTCGCCTATCTGATGGAATGCGATGGCGCGACGTTCACGCAGATCCATCAGAATTCAGGGATCGCAAAAAGTAGTACCTCCTCTTTACTGACGGGCATGGTTGCGCATGGCTTATTGCGTCAGGAAAAAGACAAATATTACCTGGGGTTACGTCTCTACGAATTAGGGAATAAAGCCGCAGAACAGTACGATATTAAAAAAATAGCGTTGCCGGTCCTGAAAGAAATTCGTGATGCGACAGGTTTAACCTGCCATCTTGGCGTGCTTGAAGGTGATTCCCCCATTTATCTTCTCAAGCTGGAAAGCCCACAGGCGATTGTGATACGCAGTTGGGAAGGTAAGCGCCTTTCGTTGCACAGTTCCGGTTTGGGGAAAGTGCTGATTGCCTGGCTTAATTCTGAAGACCTGGATGAGTTGCTGCCACCCGATCAGGTTCTGACGCGCTTTACCGAGACGACGATTACGGATGTGAATATCCTGAAGCAGGAATTAGCCGGGATCCGCCAGCGTGGCTGGGGCTATGATAACGAAGAAGATTCTTTGGGCGTGCGTTGCATCGCCGTGCCGGTATTTAATGCCGAAGGGAAAGTGGTGGCGGCATTGAGCGTATCCGGTGTGGCGTTCCAGATCCCGGATGAAAAACGAGAAGCGCTTGCCGCACAGATGATGGATGCCAGTCGTCGTCTGTCGTTAATGCTGCGCTAG
- the glgC gene encoding glucose-1-phosphate adenylyltransferase, whose amino-acid sequence MVSLEKNDRLMLARQLPLKSVALILAGGRGTRLKDLTNKRAKPAVHFGGKFRIIDFALSNCINSGIRRIGVITQYQSHTLVQHIQRGWSFFSEEMNEFVDLLPAQQRMQGENWYRGTADAVTQNLDIIRRYKAEYVVILAGDHIYKQDYSRMLIDHVEKGARCTVACMPVPIEEASAFGVMAVDENEKIIEFVEKPANPPAMPGDATKSLASMGIYIFDADYLYELLEKDDGDDGSSHDFGKDIIPTVTKAGMAYAHPFPLSCVQSDPESEPYWRDVGTLEAYWKANLDLASVTPELDMYDQNWPIRTHMEPLPPAKFVQDRSGSHGMTLNSLVSGGCIISGSVVVQSVLFPRVRVNSFCNIDSAVLLPEVWVGRSCRLRRCIIDRACIIPEGMVIGENAEDDARRFYRSEEGIVLVTREMLRKLQVKQE is encoded by the coding sequence ATGGTGAGTTTAGAGAAGAATGACCGTTTAATGTTGGCGCGCCAGTTGCCGTTGAAATCTGTTGCCCTGATTCTGGCAGGAGGACGAGGCACCCGTCTGAAAGATTTAACCAACAAGCGTGCAAAACCGGCCGTTCACTTTGGTGGTAAGTTTCGTATTATCGATTTTGCGTTATCCAACTGTATTAACTCCGGAATCCGCCGTATTGGCGTTATCACGCAATATCAGTCTCACACTCTGGTACAGCATATTCAGCGTGGTTGGTCATTCTTCAGCGAGGAGATGAATGAATTTGTCGATTTGCTGCCAGCCCAGCAAAGAATGCAGGGCGAAAACTGGTATCGCGGCACGGCAGATGCGGTGACGCAGAACCTGGATATCATCCGCCGCTATAAGGCGGAATATGTGGTGATCCTGGCGGGTGACCATATCTATAAGCAAGACTATTCACGCATGCTGATCGACCACGTAGAGAAAGGTGCGCGCTGCACCGTGGCCTGTATGCCGGTGCCGATCGAAGAGGCCAGCGCGTTCGGCGTAATGGCGGTCGATGAAAACGAGAAGATCATTGAATTTGTGGAAAAACCGGCCAACCCACCTGCGATGCCAGGCGATGCCACGAAATCTCTCGCCAGCATGGGGATCTACATTTTTGATGCCGATTACCTCTATGAGTTGCTGGAAAAGGATGACGGCGACGATGGCTCCAGCCATGACTTTGGCAAAGATATCATTCCGACCGTCACCAAAGCTGGCATGGCTTATGCACATCCTTTCCCGTTGTCCTGCGTCCAGTCGGATCCTGAGTCCGAGCCGTACTGGCGTGACGTCGGAACGCTGGAAGCGTACTGGAAAGCGAACCTCGATCTGGCATCCGTGACCCCGGAACTGGATATGTACGATCAGAACTGGCCGATTCGCACCCACATGGAACCGCTACCGCCGGCGAAATTCGTGCAGGACCGCTCGGGTAGCCACGGTATGACGCTGAACTCGCTGGTGTCTGGCGGCTGTATTATTTCCGGTTCAGTGGTGGTGCAGTCCGTTCTGTTCCCGCGCGTGCGGGTGAATTCATTCTGTAATATTGATTCGGCAGTGTTGTTACCTGAAGTCTGGGTAGGACGCTCATGTCGCCTGCGTCGCTGCATTATCGATCGCGCCTGTATTATCCCTGAAGGCATGGTGATTGGTGAAAATGCGGAAGACGATGCCCGTCGCTTCTACCGTTCTGAGGAAGGCATTGTGCTGGTGACGCGCGAAATGCTGCGCAAACTGCAGGTCAAACAGGAGTGA
- the glgA gene encoding glycogen synthase GlgA, translating to MQVLHVCSEMFPLLKTGGLADVIGALPAAQIADGVDARVLLPAFPDIRRGITDAQVVSRRDTFAGRISLLFGHYNGVGIYLIDAPHLYDRPGSPYHDTNLFAYTDNVLRFALLGWVGCEMACGLDPFWRPDVVHAHDWHAGLAPAYLAARGRPAKSVFTVHNLAYQGMFYAQHMNDIQLPWSFFNMHGLEFNGQISFLKAGLYYADHITAVSPTYAREITEPQFAYGMEGLLQQRHREGRLSGVLNGVDEKIWSPETDLLLASRYTRDSLEDKAENKRQLQIAMGLKVNEKVPLFAVVSRLTSQKGLDLVLEALPGLLEQGGQLALLGAGDPVLQEGFLAAAAEYPGQVGVQIGYHEAFSHRIMGGADVILVPSRFEPCGLTQLYGLKYGTLPLVRRTGGLADTVSDSSLENLADGIASGFVFEDSNAWSLLRAIRRAFVLWSRPSLWRFVQRQAMAMDFSWQVAAKSYRELYYRLK from the coding sequence ATGCAGGTTTTACATGTATGTTCGGAGATGTTTCCCCTGTTGAAAACAGGTGGTCTGGCAGATGTGATTGGCGCGTTGCCGGCAGCACAAATCGCGGATGGTGTAGATGCCCGTGTTCTGCTGCCCGCGTTTCCCGACATTCGTCGAGGTATCACGGATGCGCAAGTGGTCAGCCGCCGCGACACCTTCGCGGGCAGGATTAGCCTGCTGTTTGGTCATTACAACGGCGTGGGCATTTACCTGATTGATGCCCCGCATCTCTACGATCGTCCGGGGAGTCCGTATCACGATACGAACCTGTTTGCCTACACCGATAACGTGCTGCGTTTTGCGCTGTTGGGATGGGTCGGATGTGAAATGGCCTGCGGGCTTGATCCATTCTGGCGCCCGGATGTGGTGCATGCGCACGACTGGCATGCGGGCCTGGCGCCTGCGTATCTGGCCGCGCGTGGACGTCCGGCGAAATCGGTATTTACCGTACACAACCTGGCGTATCAGGGCATGTTTTATGCGCAGCATATGAATGACATCCAACTGCCATGGTCGTTCTTTAACATGCATGGTCTGGAGTTTAACGGTCAGATTTCGTTCCTGAAGGCTGGTCTGTACTACGCCGACCATATTACGGCAGTCAGCCCGACCTACGCGCGCGAGATCACCGAGCCGCAGTTTGCCTACGGTATGGAAGGACTGCTGCAACAGCGCCATCGTGAAGGACGTCTTTCCGGCGTACTGAACGGGGTAGATGAGAAAATCTGGAGTCCGGAGACGGATCTCTTGCTGGCGTCGCGCTATACGCGTGATTCACTGGAAGATAAGGCGGAAAACAAACGCCAGCTGCAGATAGCGATGGGATTGAAGGTGAATGAGAAGGTTCCGCTGTTTGCCGTCGTCAGCCGCCTGACCAGCCAGAAGGGGCTGGATCTGGTGCTGGAGGCGCTGCCGGGCCTGTTAGAGCAGGGCGGACAACTGGCGCTGCTGGGGGCGGGCGATCCGGTGTTGCAGGAAGGTTTCCTTGCTGCCGCCGCGGAATATCCCGGCCAGGTAGGCGTGCAGATTGGCTATCACGAAGCGTTTTCGCACCGCATTATGGGGGGCGCGGACGTTATTCTGGTGCCGAGCCGCTTTGAGCCGTGCGGCTTAACGCAACTCTACGGACTGAAGTACGGCACGCTACCGTTGGTACGGCGTACCGGCGGACTGGCTGACACCGTGTCCGACAGTTCGCTGGAAAACCTTGCCGATGGCATCGCCAGCGGGTTTGTGTTTGAGGACAGCAACGCCTGGTCACTGCTGCGGGCCATCCGCCGCGCTTTCGTGCTGTGGTCTCGACCTTCGCTCTGGCGGTTTGTGCAACGGCAAGCGATGGCGATGGATTTTAGCTGGCAAGTCGCGGCGAAGTCATACCGCGAGCTTTACTATCGCTTGAAATAG